In a genomic window of Tursiops truncatus isolate mTurTru1 chromosome 7, mTurTru1.mat.Y, whole genome shotgun sequence:
- the LOC101322568 gene encoding gamma-crystallin D gives MGKITFYEDRGFQGRHYECSSDHANLQPYLGRCNSVRVDSGSWMIYEQPNYLGCQYFLRRGDYPDYQQWMGLNDSVRSCRLIPHAGSHRIRLYEREDYRGQMIEITEDCSSLQDRFHFNEIYSLNVLEGSWVLYELPSYRGRQYLLRPGDHRRYHDWGAVNAKVGSLRRVIDFY, from the exons ATGGGGAAG aTCACCTTCTACGAGGACCGGGGCTTCCAGGGCCGCCACTACGAGTGCAGCAGCGACCACGCCAACCTGCAGCCTTACTTGGGCCGCTGCAACTCGGTGCGTGTGGACAGCGGCAGCTGGATGATCTATGAGCAGCCCAACTACCTGGGCTGCCAGTACTTCCTGCGGCGCGGCGACTACCCCGACTACCAGCAGTGGATGGGCCTCAACGACTCCGTCCGCTCCTGCCGCCTCATCCCCCAC GCTGGCTCTCACAGGATCAGACTTTATGAGAGGGAAGATTACAGAGGCCAGATGATAGAGATCACTGAGGACTGCTCCTCTCTTCAGGACCGCTTCCACTTCAATGAGATTTACTCTCTCAATGTGCTGGAGGGCTCCTGGGTCCTCTATGAGTTGCCCAGCTACCGGGGAAGGCAGTATCTGCTGAGGCCGGGGGACCACAGGCGCTACCATGACTGG